One genomic window of Punica granatum isolate Tunisia-2019 chromosome 1, ASM765513v2, whole genome shotgun sequence includes the following:
- the LOC116192779 gene encoding la protein 1, with amino-acid sequence MAAPSLDEETSKKVLRQVEFYFCDSNLPRDNFLKKTISESEYGMVSLALICSFTRMRKHLGLGNLKPEEVPEDTVLAVAVVLRKSTSLKISEDGKKVGRVTELSKAEEVIEQVDVRTIAASPLEYDMKLEDVESFFAQFAKINSVRLPRHVGDKRLFCGTALVEFSTQEETEKILSQSLAYGGVQLELKPKKEFDAERAQKIEEFQNTRRGSNSKNSSPEPDYPKGLIVAFTLKSKEERALAEGNSNQEQANADSSALKADGEEKLSKKINERKDNKESEVSDKVTDQENEENVDGNIGSDRNDAESEQEEKSSEVPYNEDKERKLTASDYKNDQNVVLREDLKTLFNKFGTVKFVDFKMGEKSGYIRFEEPEAAQKARAAAVLAEEGGLSVKNFILTLEPVTGEAEKEYWAKFRGNKDKPRDNRGNRGRGGKHFRGGRRSRSRENDFGSGRPDKTQKVSE; translated from the exons ATGGCCGCGCCTTCGCTTGACGAGGAAACGTCGAAGAAAGTGCTCCGTCAG GTGGAGTTTTATTTCTGCGACAGCAACCTCCCGAGGGACAACTTCCTCAAGAAAACGATCAGTGAGAGTGAATATGGAA TGGTTAGCTTGGCGTTAATTTGTTCATTCACCCGTATGAGAAAACACCTTGGTTTGGGGAACTTGAAGCCTGAAGAGGTCCCTGAGGATACGGTTCTGGCAGTTGCCGTTGTGCTTAGGAAGTCCACTTCTCTTAAAATTTCCGAAGATG GGAAGAAAGTCGGTAGGGTAACTGAGCTGTCAAAGGCTGAAGAGGTGATCGAGCAGGTGGATGTAAGGACAATTGCTGCATCACCACTCGAGTATGATATGAAGCTGGAAGATGTGGAATCATTTTTCGCTCAATTCGCAAAG ATTAATAGTGTGAGGCTACCTCGCCATGTCGGGGACAAAAGATTATTCTGTGGCACTGCTTTGGTCGAATTTTCAACTCAGGAAGAAACTGAGAAGATTTTGAGTCAGAGTTTAGCTTATGGAGGTGTTCAATTGGAACTAAAACCAAA GAAGGAGTTTGATGCTGAAAGAGCGCAAAAGATAGAAGAGTTTCAGAATACCCGAAGGGGTTCAAATAGCAAGAATTCCAGTCCTGAACCAGA CTACCCCAAGGGCTTAATTGTTGCGTTTACTTTAAAGAGCAAGGAAGAAAGAGCTTTGGCTGAAGGGAATAGTAATCAAGAGCAAGCAAATGCTGACTCAAGTGCTTTAAAGGCTGATGGAGAAGAAAAACTCTCAAAGAAGATAAATGAAAGGAAAGATAACAAAGAATCAGAAGTTTCTGATAAAGTTACTGACCAGGAAAACGAAGAAAATGTTGACGGAAATATTGGTTCAGATCGTAATGATGCAGAGAGTGAGCAGGAAGAGAAGTCTTCCGAAGTTCCCTATAACGAGGACAAAGAACGTAAATTAACTGCATCTGACTACAAGAACGACCAGAATGTTGTATTGCGTGAAGATTTGAAGACTCTTTTTAACAAGTTTGGAACTGTTAAG TTTGTTGACTTCAAGATGGGAGAGAAGTCTGGTTACATTAGGTTTGAGGAACCTGAAGCAGCTCAGAAAGCTCGTGCTGCTGCTGTTCTTGCTGAGGAAGGTGGACTGTCTGTGAAGAATTTCATTCTCACTTTGGAACCTGTGACAG GCGAGGCTGAAAAGGAGTATTGGGCTAAATTCCGTGGTAACAAAGATAAGCCCCGAGATAACAGGGGTAACCGTGGAAG GGGTGGGAAACATTTCAGAGGTGGAAGACGCTCTCGCTCAAGGGAAAATGACTTTGGATCCGGCCGCCCAGATAAAACCCAAAAGGTTTCCGAATGA